A window of the Microtus pennsylvanicus isolate mMicPen1 chromosome 4, mMicPen1.hap1, whole genome shotgun sequence genome harbors these coding sequences:
- the Diras2 gene encoding GTP-binding protein Di-Ras2 → MPEQSNDYRVAVFGAGGVGKSSLVLRFVKGTFRESYIPTVEDTYRQVISCDKSICTLQITDTTGSHQFPAMQRLSISKGHAFILVYSITSRQSLEELKPIYEQICEIKGDVESIPIMLVGNKCDESSNREVQSSEAEALARTWKCAFMETSAKLNHNVKELFQELLNLEKRRTVSLQIDGKKSKQQKRKEKLKGKCVVM, encoded by the coding sequence ATGCCAGAACAGAGCAATGACTACCGGGTGGCGGTGTTTGGGGCAGGTGGTGTTGGCAAGAGCTCCCTCGTTTTGCGGTTTGTCAAAGGGACCTTCCGGGAGAGCTATATTCCAACTGTGGAAGACACCTACCGGCAGGTGATCAGCTGTGACAAGAGCATATGCACCCTGCAGATCACCGACACCACCGGGAGCCACCAGTTCCCCGCCATGCAGCGGCTGTCCATCTCCAAAGGCCACGCCTTCATCCTGGTCTACTCCATCACCAGCCGGCAGTCCCTGGAGGAACTCAAGCCCATCTACGAGCAGATCTGTGAGATCAAGGGGGACGTGGAGAGCATCCCCATCATGCTGGTAGGGAACAAGTGTGACGAGAGCTCCAACCgtgaggtgcagagcagcgagGCGGAGGCCCTGGCGCGCACGTGGAAGTGTGCTTTCATGGAGACATCGGCCAAGCTCAACCACAACGTCAAGGAACTCTTTCAGGAACTGCTCAACCTGGAGAAGCGCAGGACCGTGAGCCTCCAGATTGACGGCAAGAAGAGCAAGCAGCAGAAACGGAAGGAGAAGCTCAAGGGCAAGTGCGTGGTCATGTGA